The genomic stretch TAAGTTTGACAAAGTTTTTATCTTTTTTAGTTAATAATACTAGAAAGTTAGGAATTCTAAATGGTAATTATGTATATGAAGTAAAAGATTTTTATTCTGAACCTAAAGCTGAGGCTTATAAAATTGATGAAATAGAGATTGACATACCCATTACACCATCAGCAATTATTTGTACACTAGTAAATACTCCAGGTATGATAGGGGTGAAGGATAAAAGCGAGGCAAGAGAATTTATAAAATCCCCTAAGTTCTTCCTTAAACTACCCTCTGTAGCAATTCCCCATAAAAAACCAATAATAACTCCTAAGGATGCAATAAGGCCAGAAGTAGAAATCGGCGTAATTACAAGAAAAATAAAGAGGGGTGCTACACTGGATGAAATTAAGGAGAACATAATCGGCTATACGGTATTTAATGATATAACTTATCCACCTGGGATAAAAGAAGATTCTTATTACGCATATAGAAGAGATCCTACTGATGGGAAAGTTAAAAAATTATTAATTAGAGGAACTCACTTTAGAAATAAAGTTAGAGACTCTTTTGCTCCATTCGGCCCTTGGATAGTTACCCCAGAAGAAATTGATGATGTTAACTCGCTAGAAATGAAAAGCTATTACGATGGTAAATTGGTTCAGAAAGGTAATTCTGAGGATTTTGTCTTTTCCATAGAGGAGATTATATTGGAATTAATAAAGTATATCTCTTTACCAGAGTTCTCATTAATATCATCTGGAAGTGTAGGATATATAGGTGCTGAAGAAATATCTGAGTTTTCTTTAAAACCAATTAACAATGCAATTATGATTGCTGAAGTTGAAAAGATAGGAAGACTTGAAAATCCTACTGTAATTGATAGTAGTGTTTAACCGAAGAAAACATTATAATGGTTTTTAGAACTTTTTTAAATATTAGACAAAATTAATGCATAAATAAGGAAGTTCTGATTAAAATGCTAAACGAAAATATTATTTTCCGAGTGCTTGAGTTTCAAACTATTATATTAGTTTTATTAGTAACTTAAAAATAAAGGAAAAGAAAAAGTTGATAAAATTCTTCAATGTCATAAAATATATAAAAATAGCTAACTTTTGCTTAGCTCTGCTTTAAATTCTTCGTACGCTTTTTTAACTTCTTCTACTGAAGCTTCATCCTCAAGTGTTGTTACATCGCCTACTGGCTGATTAGTAATAACAGCCTTTACTACTCTTCTCATAATTTTACCACTTCTTGTCTTTGGAAGTTTAGAGACAAAGTAAATACTCGACAATGTAGCAATAGGACCAACTTTATCTCTAACTGTCTTTAATATATCCTCCATAAGAGTCTTACTTGGTGAAATACCTTGTTTAAGAATAACAAATGCCACGGGTACTTCACCTTTTACTGGATCCGGAATTCCTACAACAGCAGCTTCAGCGACAGCTGGATGTTCAATAATTGCAGACTCTAACTCATATGTTCCTAATCTGTGTCCGGCTACTTTAATTACCTCATCAGCCCTCCCTAATATCCAGAAGTATCCATCCTTGTCCTTAACAGCGTAATCACCAACATAGAACATTCCAGGGAATTTGGACCAGTATACTTTAATGTATCTTTCTGGATCTCCCCAAATAGTTAATGGCATTCCTGGCCACGGGTTTTTAATTACTAAGTATCCTCTTTCTTCAGGTTTTGTTGGATTACCATTATCATCAACAACATCTGCATCAACTCCGGGTAATGGCATTCCATTACTACCAGGTTTTAACGGAATTAGATAAAGCCCAGGCAAATGACTAATCATAATACCTCCAGTCTCAGTCATCCACCAAGTGCTTCCAAATGGTACCTCTCCCCTTCCAATTAACTTCCATAACCACTCGAAAGCTTCTGGATTTATTGGCTCTCCAACTGAATGCATAATCCTAATAGTGTCTGTCTTATGTGTTTTAACCCATTCATCCCCATATCTCATGAAAGACCTAATCGCAGTTGGTGAAGTATAAAATACCGTGACACCGTATCTTTCAATTATCGATACCCACCTATCCGGTTGTGGATAATCCAAGGCTCCTTCATACATTATTTCAGTTGCTCCTTCCATTAATGGTCCAAACACAATGTAAGAGTGTCCAGTAACCCATCCTATATCTGCGGTACACCAGTAAATGTCGTCATCTCTAATATCAAACACCCATTTCATCGTCGCATGAAGTAACGTAAGATACCCTCCAGTATCATGTACAATTCCTTTAGGTTTACCAGTAGTTCCAGAGGTGTATAGAATATATAACGGTTCTTCACTCTTTATCCTTTCCGGTTCAATATAAACACCTTGGGGAACTTCCTTTAATATCTCGTCTAGATATTTATCTCTTCCTTCGACCATATTAACTTTCTGCCCTGTTCTTCTAACTACTATAACATCTTTTACTGTTGAAACTTTTTCTAAAGCCTTATCAGCGATATCTTTTAATGGTACTATCTTACCTCTTCTCCAACCTCCATCTGCAGTAATTAGCATTTTAGCTTGAGCATCATCTATTCTTGTAGCTAGTGCATCAGCACTAAAGCCTGAAAACACTACCGTAAACACGACTCCAATTCTAGCTAATGCTAACATAAATATTGGTAATTCTGGGATCATCGGTAAATAGATAGCTACAGCATCCCCCTTCTTTAAACCGTACTTGTTTCTAAGTAGATAAGCTATTCTATTAACTTCATTATATAAATCGTAGTATGTTAACTTTCTCACTTCTTTAGGGTTCCCATTCTCATCTACTGGTTCTCCTTCCCAAATTATTGCTACCTTATTTTTCCTCCAACTCTTTGCGTGTCTATCCACAGTTAAATATGAAGCATTTATTTCTCCACCAACAAACCACTTATAAAATGGTGGATTAGAATCATCAAGTACTTTTTCCCAAGGCTTAAACCATTCTAATTCTGATGCAACAGACGCCCAGAAGCCCTTATAATCTCTTAAAGTCGTACTGTGTATCTCTTTATACGTATTTATGTCAATTACTTTATTCGACTTAGGTATAATTTTAGTATTAAATGGTAATGCCCAATTTACTGACATATTAATTATTTATCGTACATAGCAATATTTATGGTTATATATTAAATAAATTATAAAGTAAAACTTAAAATTCTTTGAGCATAATAAAACTGTAATGACAGAACAAAAAAGAGCAAATCCTGCACCTCTAGGTTTATCAGGTTTTGCTTTAACAACACTAGTTTTAAGTGTTTTTAATGCTGGGCTGTTGTCTCAAGGATCTTCAGTAGTTGTTGGTTTAGCAGCGTTTTATGGAGGATTGGCACAGTTATTAGCTGGTTCCCTAGAATGGAGAGCTGGAAACACTTTTGGCTATACTGCCTTCTTTACTTATGGTGCATTTTGGGAATGGTTTTTTGTTACATCAATGTTTGTACCCGGTGTCACCACACAAGCAATAGGATTAGTGCTTATTGCTTTCGGAATATTTACATTAGTTATGTGGTTCGGCACTTTTAAGGCTAATTTAGGACTCTTTATGACTTTTCTATTATTATGGATAACTTTCTTCTTGTTAGGGATAGGTTCTATGGTCTCTAGCACGGCATTAATTCATGCTGGTGGTTATTTAGGAATTTTAACTGCAATAGCTGCGTGGTATACCGGATTAGCAATGGTAGTTGCCGAGGCATTAGGTAAAAATCCACCTTTAGGTAGACCAGTTATGTCTTAATTTATTTTTATTTTTTATTTCTTTTTTATTTAATAATAGAAGAGATATATAGCTTATCAAATTAACTAAGGAAGAAAATGTATATATTCTTGTTAATATAATTTATTATTATGGCAATATTTGTTGTGCTTTCAAGTTTAACTGATGACGGAGCTAAAACAATAACTGATAAACCAGAAAGAATAAAAGAAGTTAACGAAGAATTGACTAAAATAGGAGCTAAAGTTAAAGAACAATATGTTATTTTTGGTAACTTTGATTTTTTAAATATTGTAGAGGTCGATAATGTAGAAGCATTTTTAAAGGCTCTAATTGAACTTAACGCTAGAGGCACAGTAAGGACACAGACCTACTTAGCTATGAGTGTTGATGACGCTATAAGGGCTATAAAGGCAACACCATCTATCGGACATCCAAAGTAATATAGGATTTTTTATTTTCTTTTTCTATGAGAAATGACTAAAATTTTGTTCATAAAAAAGGGCAGACAGACTTAACAATATCTTTTCTAATCAACAAATAACATAAAATTTAAACATTATGAAAGTCGAGTTTTTTAATAACAATTTGTAATTATAAATTATGAAGAAAAGTTTGTTATTAGGGAACGAAGCGATAGCCTTTGGTGCTCTAAAAGCTGGAGTAGGAATAGCTACTGGATACCCAGGCACACCTTCGACGGAAATTATTGAAACTTTACAAAGATTTAGAGATAGGTATGTTGAGTGGAGTGTAAATGAAAAAGTTGCATTTGAAACTGCTTATGGAGCAAGTATAACGGGTGCTTATTCGTTAGTAGCAATGAAACATGTAGGTTTAAATGTTGCCTCCGACCCTCTTATGAGTAGTTCTTACACTGGTGTTGAAGGTGCCTTTGTAATTGTTTCCGCACAAGATCCCTCTATGTGGTCATCGCAAAATGAACAAGATAACAGATATTATGGCTTAATGAGTTTAATACCGGTTATCGAACCTTATGATCCTCAAAGTGCTTATGAGCTTACCGTTAAGGCCTTTTATTTATCTAGCAAAGTTCATCATCCGGTAATTTTGTCTACAAATACTAGAATAAGTCACGTTAGAGGACCAGTTGAATATGAAGAACCTATACCTCCTATATTCGGAAAACTTCAGAAAAAACCGGATAAGTACTCCTTAGTTCCTGATGTAGCAAGAAGGGATAGGCAAGAACAACTTAAGAGATGGGAGTTAATTCAGCAGGAGATAAAGGAGTTTAATGAAATTGAAGGAGATGGGAGAAAACTCATTATAGCTAGCGGTGTAGCTTATTCTTATGTAAAGGAGATTTTACCAGAATCAGTCAGAATACTTAGGCTATCTGCACCAGTACCACTAAATAGAGAACAAATAATTAAAGCTTTAGAGGATACTGATGAGGCATTAATAGTTGAGGAGTTAGAACCAATAGTAGAAATGCAAATTAAAAGTATTGCATACGATGAAGGATTTAGAATAAGAATTCACGGAAAAGATTATGTTCCTAGAAGTGGTGAATTAACACCAGATATAGTAGAATTCGCAATAAAGAAGTTTTTAGGTATTTACTACGAGCCTAAAACTAAAGTAGAAGAATATGTACCGCCAAGACCACCAGCCATGTGTCCCGGTTGTCCACATAGGTCATCATTCATTGATATTAAGAGGGGGATTACACTTGGAGGTCTCTCACAGACCTTTTTCTCTGGTGATATAGGCTGTTATTCGCTTGGAATTTTACCACCTTTCCAAGAGCAAGATTCATTGACCAACATGGGTAGTAGTCTAGGTATTGCAAATGGGATCTTTAGGGCTACGGGTACAATTCCAGTTGCAATCATTGGCGATTCAACATTTTTCCATTCTGGTTTATCAGCTTTAGCAAATGCGGTTTATAATAACTTGCCAGTTTTAGTTGTGGTATTAGATAACAGAGTTACTGCTATGACTGGACAAAATCCGAGTCCCTCAAGGGAGATTGATATTGCTAATGTTGCAAAAGGCTTAGGTGTGGAGTATGTTAAAGAGATTGATCCATTTAATCTTAAGGAGAGTACTAAGATAATTGCAGATGCAACGAATTGGGTAAAACAGAATAAGAAACCGGCTTTAATAATAGCTAAAAGAGCTTGTGCATTAGAGGTTATTGATAAATTTGATAAATTACCTATAGCAGAGGTTGACATTAGTAAATGCACTGGATGTACAATATGTTATGATTACTTTACATGTCCTGCAATAATTCCTAGGGAAGATAAAAAAGCATTTATTGATCCAGTTTTGTGTATAGGCTGCGGTGCTTGCATTCCAATATGTCCTTATAGC from Sulfolobus sp. S-194 encodes the following:
- a CDS encoding acetate uptake transporter, producing the protein MTEQKRANPAPLGLSGFALTTLVLSVFNAGLLSQGSSVVVGLAAFYGGLAQLLAGSLEWRAGNTFGYTAFFTYGAFWEWFFVTSMFVPGVTTQAIGLVLIAFGIFTLVMWFGTFKANLGLFMTFLLLWITFFLLGIGSMVSSTALIHAGGYLGILTAIAAWYTGLAMVVAEALGKNPPLGRPVMS
- a CDS encoding indolepyruvate ferredoxin oxidoreductase subunit alpha; translation: MKKSLLLGNEAIAFGALKAGVGIATGYPGTPSTEIIETLQRFRDRYVEWSVNEKVAFETAYGASITGAYSLVAMKHVGLNVASDPLMSSSYTGVEGAFVIVSAQDPSMWSSQNEQDNRYYGLMSLIPVIEPYDPQSAYELTVKAFYLSSKVHHPVILSTNTRISHVRGPVEYEEPIPPIFGKLQKKPDKYSLVPDVARRDRQEQLKRWELIQQEIKEFNEIEGDGRKLIIASGVAYSYVKEILPESVRILRLSAPVPLNREQIIKALEDTDEALIVEELEPIVEMQIKSIAYDEGFRIRIHGKDYVPRSGELTPDIVEFAIKKFLGIYYEPKTKVEEYVPPRPPAMCPGCPHRSSFIDIKRGITLGGLSQTFFSGDIGCYSLGILPPFQEQDSLTNMGSSLGIANGIFRATGTIPVAIIGDSTFFHSGLSALANAVYNNLPVLVVVLDNRVTAMTGQNPSPSREIDIANVAKGLGVEYVKEIDPFNLKESTKIIADATNWVKQNKKPALIIAKRACALEVIDKFDKLPIAEVDISKCTGCTICYDYFTCPAIIPREDKKAFIDPVLCIGCGACIPICPYSAISLKGKIPEGWDEVWRS
- the acs gene encoding acetate--CoA ligase — translated: MSVNWALPFNTKIIPKSNKVIDINTYKEIHSTTLRDYKGFWASVASELEWFKPWEKVLDDSNPPFYKWFVGGEINASYLTVDRHAKSWRKNKVAIIWEGEPVDENGNPKEVRKLTYYDLYNEVNRIAYLLRNKYGLKKGDAVAIYLPMIPELPIFMLALARIGVVFTVVFSGFSADALATRIDDAQAKMLITADGGWRRGKIVPLKDIADKALEKVSTVKDVIVVRRTGQKVNMVEGRDKYLDEILKEVPQGVYIEPERIKSEEPLYILYTSGTTGKPKGIVHDTGGYLTLLHATMKWVFDIRDDDIYWCTADIGWVTGHSYIVFGPLMEGATEIMYEGALDYPQPDRWVSIIERYGVTVFYTSPTAIRSFMRYGDEWVKTHKTDTIRIMHSVGEPINPEAFEWLWKLIGRGEVPFGSTWWMTETGGIMISHLPGLYLIPLKPGSNGMPLPGVDADVVDDNGNPTKPEERGYLVIKNPWPGMPLTIWGDPERYIKVYWSKFPGMFYVGDYAVKDKDGYFWILGRADEVIKVAGHRLGTYELESAIIEHPAVAEAAVVGIPDPVKGEVPVAFVILKQGISPSKTLMEDILKTVRDKVGPIATLSSIYFVSKLPKTRSGKIMRRVVKAVITNQPVGDVTTLEDEASVEEVKKAYEEFKAELSKS
- a CDS encoding fumarylacetoacetate hydrolase family protein, whose amino-acid sequence is MTKFLSFLVNNTRKLGILNGNYVYEVKDFYSEPKAEAYKIDEIEIDIPITPSAIICTLVNTPGMIGVKDKSEAREFIKSPKFFLKLPSVAIPHKKPIITPKDAIRPEVEIGVITRKIKRGATLDEIKENIIGYTVFNDITYPPGIKEDSYYAYRRDPTDGKVKKLLIRGTHFRNKVRDSFAPFGPWIVTPEEIDDVNSLEMKSYYDGKLVQKGNSEDFVFSIEEIILELIKYISLPEFSLISSGSVGYIGAEEISEFSLKPINNAIMIAEVEKIGRLENPTVIDSSV
- a CDS encoding GYD domain-containing protein, giving the protein MAIFVVLSSLTDDGAKTITDKPERIKEVNEELTKIGAKVKEQYVIFGNFDFLNIVEVDNVEAFLKALIELNARGTVRTQTYLAMSVDDAIRAIKATPSIGHPK